From Brochothrix thermosphacta DSM 20171 = FSL F6-1036, a single genomic window includes:
- a CDS encoding xanthine phosphoribosyltransferase — translation MKQLETMILENGKVLGEDILKVDAFLNHQIDPVLMKGIGEVFAEAFKDSGITRILTLESSGIAPAVMAGLELGVPVVFGRKSKSLTLTDGLYTAEVRSYTKKTVNEIAVSKSFLNKDDVILVIDDFLANGQAALGLKSLVDQAGATLAGMGIVIEKTFQPGRGILEDQGVRMVSLARIEKFEAGKVVFAPADI, via the coding sequence GTGAAACAGTTAGAAACAATGATTCTTGAAAATGGTAAGGTACTAGGCGAGGATATCTTGAAAGTTGATGCTTTTTTAAATCATCAAATCGATCCAGTTCTTATGAAAGGTATTGGTGAGGTGTTTGCAGAAGCGTTTAAAGATAGTGGTATAACTCGTATCTTAACATTAGAATCATCAGGAATAGCACCTGCAGTTATGGCTGGTTTAGAATTGGGTGTGCCCGTTGTATTTGGACGTAAAAGTAAATCATTAACGTTAACAGATGGTCTTTATACTGCAGAAGTACGTTCGTATACTAAGAAAACGGTCAATGAAATTGCTGTTTCAAAAAGTTTTTTAAATAAAGATGACGTCATTTTAGTGATTGATGATTTCTTGGCAAATGGTCAAGCAGCACTAGGTTTAAAATCACTCGTTGATCAAGCGGGTGCAACATTAGCGGGCATGGGAATTGTTATTGAAAAAACATTCCAACCTGGTCGTGGTATACTGGAAGATCAAGGCGTGAGAATGGTATCACTCGCTCGTATTGAAAAATTCGAAGCAGGTAAAGTTGTTTTTGCACCGGCAGACATTTAA
- a CDS encoding ABC-F family ATP-binding cassette domain-containing protein: MKQITVENISQTYGERALFKDLSFVMNEGEISGLLGINGTGKSTLMKMIAGMDTPDSGKIIHPRDYRIHYLQQQPVMDDSLTIIQQMFVGNSPELRALQNYQTAMDGLTVYPMEEKWQLAFERASEEVESTNAWDTQTRAEMILNKLGIEDIHQSISELSGGQLKRVGLAQVLLQPADLLLLDEPTNHLDYPSIQWLADTLKNYRGAVLMITHDRYFLDQTTNHIFELDKGQLYRYEGNYQIYLENKAMREEQKRSEMNKANNLYRNELAWMRKGAKARTTKQKARIDRFSDIEKVVKGAEEESDLSISLQTSRLGKDVFELTEVGQTFDETELFRDFTTIVQNGDRIGITGFNGSGKTTLLNMLAGRLTPESGTLKVGQTVRVAYYTQHNEGLDDSKRIISFLEEIAQSVVNAEGEQVSVSQLLETFLFPPSEHGKLIKSLSGGEKRRLYLLKLLMTKPNVLLLDEPTNDLDTTTLTVLENYLETFSGTVVAVSHDRYFLNKVADKLWVFNQDHTISPYLGTYSEWLEEYGSVKPENKQKIMATAQKTTKIKQEVTQEKKSLTYKEQLEWDVIEDKMLALDEEVSALREQLEAVGADYTKAQQLSEQIDAKEAESEKTMERWEYLSQYAKG, from the coding sequence GTGAAACAAATTACAGTTGAAAATATATCACAAACGTATGGTGAACGAGCACTATTTAAAGATCTCTCTTTTGTAATGAACGAGGGTGAAATCAGTGGATTACTAGGGATTAATGGAACTGGTAAGTCAACATTGATGAAGATGATTGCAGGGATGGATACGCCAGATTCTGGTAAAATTATTCACCCGCGTGATTATCGTATTCATTACTTACAACAACAACCTGTCATGGACGATTCGTTGACGATTATTCAGCAAATGTTTGTGGGAAACAGTCCCGAATTACGAGCATTGCAAAATTATCAAACGGCAATGGATGGGCTAACTGTTTATCCAATGGAAGAAAAATGGCAATTAGCATTTGAACGTGCCAGTGAAGAAGTTGAATCAACGAATGCGTGGGATACGCAGACACGAGCAGAGATGATTTTGAATAAATTAGGAATTGAAGATATTCATCAGTCGATTAGTGAGCTCTCTGGTGGACAATTGAAACGTGTGGGACTCGCGCAAGTACTGTTGCAACCAGCTGATCTTTTGTTGTTAGATGAACCGACTAACCATCTAGATTATCCATCAATTCAATGGTTGGCAGATACACTGAAAAATTATCGTGGTGCTGTATTAATGATTACCCATGACCGTTATTTCTTAGATCAAACGACTAACCATATTTTTGAATTAGATAAAGGACAACTGTATCGTTATGAAGGAAACTATCAGATTTATCTTGAGAATAAGGCAATGCGTGAAGAACAAAAACGCAGTGAAATGAACAAGGCAAATAATCTGTATCGTAATGAACTAGCGTGGATGCGTAAAGGTGCGAAAGCACGTACAACCAAACAAAAAGCACGTATTGATCGTTTTAGTGATATTGAAAAAGTAGTGAAAGGTGCTGAAGAAGAGTCTGACTTAAGCATCAGCCTACAAACAAGCCGTCTTGGAAAAGATGTGTTTGAATTAACAGAGGTCGGGCAAACATTTGATGAAACTGAATTATTCCGTGATTTTACAACAATCGTGCAAAATGGCGATCGTATTGGGATTACTGGTTTTAACGGTAGTGGAAAAACAACGTTGCTTAATATGTTAGCAGGGCGTTTAACGCCTGAATCGGGAACGTTGAAAGTCGGTCAAACAGTGCGTGTTGCATACTACACACAGCATAATGAAGGTTTAGACGACAGCAAACGCATTATTAGTTTCCTCGAAGAAATTGCCCAATCTGTTGTTAACGCTGAAGGTGAACAAGTCAGTGTGTCGCAATTGTTAGAAACATTCTTGTTCCCACCAAGTGAACATGGTAAGCTTATTAAAAGTTTATCAGGTGGTGAAAAGCGTCGTTTGTATCTCTTGAAATTACTAATGACAAAACCAAATGTTTTATTATTGGATGAGCCTACAAACGATTTAGATACAACAACGTTAACTGTTTTAGAAAACTACCTTGAAACGTTTTCCGGTACGGTTGTTGCTGTTTCCCATGATCGTTATTTCTTAAATAAAGTGGCTGATAAATTATGGGTGTTTAACCAAGATCATACAATTTCGCCCTATTTGGGAACGTATTCTGAATGGTTAGAAGAGTATGGCTCAGTGAAGCCAGAAAATAAACAAAAAATTATGGCTACTGCACAAAAAACAACAAAAATTAAACAAGAAGTTACACAAGAAAAAAAGAGTTTAACGTATAAAGAGCAATTAGAATGGGATGTTATCGAAGATAAAATGCTAGCGCTTGACGAAGAAGTTAGTGCTTTGCGTGAACAACTCGAAGCTGTAGGTGCTGATTATACAAAAGCACAACAACTCAGTGAACAAATTGATGCAAAAGAAGCTGAGTCTGAAAAAACAATGGAGCGTTGGGAATACCTTTCTCAATATGCAAAAGGATAG
- a CDS encoding ROK family protein, protein MSVLCFDIGGSAVKYGLFHNENLIEQAKFTTPVNWELMVAEMQAVKKKFEETHILSGVAISSPGAVNQVTGMIDGASAVPYIHHFEINKALENALGLPVTIENDANCSGLAEVTFGVAKNEDSALFIVLGTGVGGCLIIDNKVHHGHQLHGGEFGYMLLDGERSFSELGSAVNMTRRYNEVMLTDLSGEEVFAAAVAGDEVALKEVETFYHYLALGIYNLQHAFDPACIVIGGGVSAKTDLVAEVNHRIQAIKATVEIATLTPDVRVCQYHNDANLLGAVVNFKQLQK, encoded by the coding sequence ATGTCAGTATTATGTTTTGATATTGGGGGGTCAGCCGTAAAATACGGTTTGTTTCACAATGAAAATTTGATTGAACAAGCGAAGTTTACCACACCCGTAAACTGGGAATTAATGGTAGCAGAGATGCAAGCAGTAAAGAAGAAGTTCGAAGAAACACACATTCTAAGTGGTGTAGCTATCAGTAGCCCAGGGGCAGTTAATCAAGTAACAGGTATGATTGACGGTGCAAGTGCCGTGCCATATATCCATCATTTTGAAATAAATAAAGCATTAGAAAACGCTTTAGGCTTACCGGTGACAATTGAAAACGATGCGAATTGTTCTGGATTAGCTGAAGTTACTTTTGGGGTAGCTAAAAATGAAGATTCTGCGCTTTTTATTGTTTTAGGTACGGGTGTAGGTGGGTGCTTGATTATTGACAATAAAGTACATCATGGCCATCAATTACATGGTGGTGAATTCGGTTATATGTTGTTGGATGGCGAACGTTCATTTAGCGAGCTAGGCTCAGCTGTAAATATGACGAGACGTTATAATGAAGTGATGTTGACTGATTTATCAGGTGAAGAGGTATTTGCGGCTGCGGTAGCTGGCGATGAAGTCGCACTAAAAGAAGTTGAAACATTTTATCATTATTTAGCATTAGGGATATATAATTTACAGCATGCGTTTGATCCAGCATGTATCGTTATCGGTGGTGGGGTATCAGCTAAAACTGATTTAGTAGCTGAAGTCAACCATCGTATTCAAGCGATTAAAGCAACAGTAGAAATTGCAACTTTAACGCCAGATGTGCGTGTTTGTCAGTATCATAACGATGCTAATTTATTAGGAGCAGTGGTTAACTTTAAACAATTACAAAAATAG
- a CDS encoding thymidylate synthase, with the protein MTNQADAAYLEMCRHILANGNKRGDRTGTGTYSVFGYQMRFNLQEGFPLLTTKRVAFKQIKSELLWFLKGDTNIRYLLQNNNNIWNEWAFDKWIKSAEYKGPDMTDFGHRVLTDETFKESYLSEMAQFKERVLTDDVFSEKYGSLGNVYGSQWRHWETKRGEAIDQIQDVIDTIKTAPESRRLIVSAWNPEDVPSMALPPCHSLFQFYVHDGKLSCQLYQRSADTFLGVPFNIASYALLTHLIAKECGLDVGDFVHTFGDAHLYQNHLEQVNTQLSREARELPRLILNESVESVFDFDMDDIQIEGYDPHPGIKAPIAV; encoded by the coding sequence ATGACAAACCAAGCAGATGCAGCGTATCTTGAAATGTGCCGCCATATACTAGCAAATGGTAATAAGCGTGGCGATCGTACGGGTACAGGAACCTATTCGGTGTTTGGTTATCAGATGCGCTTTAATTTACAAGAGGGTTTTCCGTTATTAACGACCAAACGTGTGGCATTTAAACAAATTAAGAGCGAGTTACTTTGGTTCTTAAAAGGCGATACAAATATTCGTTACCTCTTGCAAAATAATAATAATATTTGGAATGAATGGGCATTTGATAAATGGATCAAAAGCGCTGAATATAAGGGCCCGGATATGACTGATTTTGGACACCGTGTTTTAACTGATGAAACCTTTAAAGAGAGTTATCTTTCTGAGATGGCACAGTTTAAAGAACGCGTGTTAACGGATGATGTTTTTAGTGAAAAATATGGTTCATTAGGAAATGTTTACGGTTCGCAATGGCGTCATTGGGAAACGAAACGAGGAGAAGCAATTGATCAAATTCAAGATGTGATTGATACAATAAAAACAGCACCAGAATCACGCCGTTTAATTGTATCTGCATGGAATCCTGAAGATGTACCTAGCATGGCTTTACCACCTTGTCACTCGTTATTTCAATTTTATGTTCATGATGGCAAGTTATCTTGTCAGTTGTACCAACGCAGCGCGGATACATTTTTAGGTGTGCCTTTTAACATTGCAAGTTATGCATTGTTAACACATTTAATTGCGAAAGAGTGTGGACTTGATGTGGGCGATTTTGTGCATACATTCGGTGATGCACATCTCTATCAAAATCATCTAGAACAAGTTAATACACAGCTTTCACGTGAAGCGCGTGAATTGCCGCGTTTAATTTTAAATGAATCAGTTGAGTCTGTGTTTGATTTTGATATGGACGATATCCAGATTGAAGGCTATGATCCTCATCCTGGAATTAAAGCACCCATAGCGGTATAG
- a CDS encoding dihydrofolate reductase: MLRYIWAQDKNGVIGYKNDLPWQLPADLRYFKEQTVGKTIIMGRKTYEAVGRPLPNRVNIVLTTDTNFKADGIVVMHTKAEVLEYAKQADHPIMITGGSSIFELFKEDVDELYVTLIDETFPGDTYIPSFDWENYQLVSDVEGAVDEKNIYRHQYQIYRKK, encoded by the coding sequence ATGTTAAGATATATTTGGGCACAAGATAAAAATGGCGTAATTGGTTACAAGAATGATTTACCGTGGCAATTGCCGGCTGATTTACGTTATTTTAAGGAACAAACAGTTGGTAAAACAATCATCATGGGTCGTAAAACGTATGAAGCAGTGGGACGTCCATTACCGAACCGTGTTAATATTGTTTTGACAACAGACACTAATTTTAAGGCAGATGGTATTGTTGTCATGCATACAAAGGCAGAAGTGTTAGAGTATGCTAAACAAGCAGATCATCCGATTATGATTACGGGTGGTTCATCGATTTTTGAACTGTTTAAAGAGGACGTTGATGAATTATACGTAACTTTAATAGACGAGACATTCCCTGGTGATACGTATATCCCTTCATTTGATTGGGAAAATTATCAGTTAGTATCAGATGTGGAAGGTGCCGTAGACGAAAAAAATATTTATCGTCACCAATATCAAATTTATCGTAAAAAATAA
- a CDS encoding cold-shock protein, whose product MHTGKVKWFNNEQGYGFLETEGGSDIFVHFTAIQGEGFKTLDEGQAVTFDIIEGTRGPQAANVVKTQN is encoded by the coding sequence ATGCATACTGGAAAAGTTAAATGGTTTAATAATGAACAAGGTTACGGTTTTTTAGAGACTGAGGGTGGCTCAGATATTTTTGTTCACTTTACAGCAATACAAGGCGAAGGCTTTAAAACGCTAGATGAAGGTCAAGCTGTTACATTTGATATTATTGAAGGTACGCGTGGTCCTCAAGCGGCTAATGTAGTTAAAACACAAAATTAA
- a CDS encoding formate--tetrahydrofolate ligase produces the protein MVASDIQIAQEAHLDSILAVAKKVGLEENDLELYGKHKAKLTYDALTRIENQNEAGRLILVTAINPTAAGEGKSTVTVGLGDALTKSGRKTMIALREPSLGPVFGLKGGATGGGYAQVIPMEDINLHFTGDFHAITSANNLLSAMLDNHMQQGNLKQIDGRRIVWKRVVDLNDRALRQVVIGLGGPFQGVPRQDGFDITVASEIMAIICLARDIDDLKTRIGNIVVGYDYARQPITAHDIGAEGALTVLLKDALKPNLVQTLEHTPALVHGGPFANIAHGCNSIMATKSALHLADYTVTEAGFGADLGAEKFLDIKVPQLGKVPDAIVIVATIRALKLHGGANKNNLKEEDVLALEKGFANLAKHIETIEQYGLPFVVAINRFVGDSDAELQALEAWCTANSVSYSLTEVWEKGGNGGLDLADKVVNAIDEHTGTYQPIYDQEQSIEEKVTAIVRKIYGGKSVEFTSKARKQLNEFKQHGWDKYPVCMAKTQYSLSDDATLVGRPEGFVITIREFVPKMGAGFIVALTGDVMTMPGLPKHPAALDMDVDNTGRISGLF, from the coding sequence ATGGTAGCATCTGATATTCAAATCGCGCAAGAAGCTCATTTAGATTCAATTTTAGCTGTGGCAAAAAAGGTCGGTTTAGAGGAAAATGATTTAGAGCTTTATGGTAAGCATAAGGCTAAGTTAACATACGATGCGTTAACACGTATTGAAAATCAAAATGAAGCAGGGCGTTTGATACTTGTAACAGCAATTAATCCAACAGCTGCTGGTGAAGGAAAATCAACTGTTACTGTCGGTTTAGGTGACGCTTTAACAAAAAGTGGTCGCAAAACGATGATTGCTTTACGTGAACCGTCTTTAGGCCCGGTGTTTGGCCTTAAAGGTGGTGCGACAGGTGGAGGTTATGCTCAAGTTATTCCAATGGAAGATATCAATCTACACTTCACGGGCGATTTCCATGCGATTACATCAGCGAATAACTTACTATCGGCAATGTTAGATAACCATATGCAACAAGGTAATCTGAAGCAAATTGATGGACGTCGTATCGTTTGGAAACGTGTAGTTGATCTCAATGACCGTGCTTTACGTCAAGTTGTTATCGGCTTAGGTGGCCCATTCCAAGGAGTTCCTCGTCAAGATGGATTTGATATCACAGTTGCTTCCGAAATAATGGCAATCATCTGTCTTGCGCGTGATATTGATGATCTGAAAACACGGATCGGCAATATTGTAGTAGGGTATGATTATGCAAGACAACCGATTACCGCACATGATATTGGTGCAGAGGGCGCTTTAACAGTTCTACTAAAAGATGCATTAAAACCGAATTTAGTTCAAACATTGGAGCATACACCAGCATTAGTACATGGTGGCCCATTTGCTAATATTGCACATGGTTGTAACAGTATTATGGCTACAAAATCAGCGTTGCACTTAGCGGATTATACAGTCACTGAAGCAGGCTTTGGTGCCGATTTAGGAGCAGAGAAATTTTTAGATATTAAAGTGCCACAATTAGGAAAAGTACCCGATGCCATTGTTATTGTTGCAACGATTCGTGCTTTGAAATTACATGGTGGCGCAAATAAAAACAACTTAAAAGAAGAAGATGTGTTAGCATTAGAGAAAGGCTTTGCAAATCTTGCGAAACATATTGAAACAATTGAGCAATATGGCTTGCCGTTTGTTGTAGCAATCAACCGTTTTGTTGGCGATAGTGATGCCGAATTACAAGCATTAGAAGCTTGGTGTACAGCAAACAGTGTAAGTTATTCATTAACAGAAGTTTGGGAAAAAGGCGGTAATGGTGGTCTTGACCTAGCGGATAAAGTAGTGAATGCAATTGATGAACATACGGGCACTTATCAACCAATTTATGATCAAGAACAATCAATTGAAGAAAAAGTGACGGCAATTGTTCGTAAAATATATGGTGGCAAAAGCGTTGAGTTTACTTCTAAAGCACGAAAACAATTAAATGAATTCAAACAACATGGATGGGATAAATACCCTGTATGTATGGCTAAAACGCAATATTCATTATCGGATGATGCAACGCTTGTGGGAAGACCTGAAGGGTTCGTTATCACAATTCGTGAATTTGTACCGAAGATGGGCGCTGGTTTTATTGTTGCTTTAACAGGTGACGTAATGACGATGCCTGGTTTGCCAAAACATCCAGCAGCATTAGATATGGACGTTGATAATACAGGGCGTATTAGTGGTCTCTTTTAG
- a CDS encoding ribonuclease HI family protein, which yields MISLYVDGASAGNPGNSGIGVVILHNNQQQQLNKTIGRYTNHEAEFLAAIWGLEQCKEIESSVIRLFSDSQAVISAIEKRYAKKEPYAAYLQTILTLLDTYELVFCNWIPRDKNKKADQLARAAIVKSID from the coding sequence ATGATTTCTTTATATGTCGATGGAGCTAGCGCTGGTAATCCTGGAAATAGCGGCATTGGTGTTGTCATTTTGCACAACAACCAACAACAACAACTTAACAAAACAATTGGTCGTTATACCAATCATGAAGCAGAATTTCTAGCTGCTATATGGGGGCTTGAACAATGTAAGGAAATCGAATCGAGCGTTATCAGATTATTTTCCGATTCGCAAGCTGTTATCTCTGCCATTGAGAAGCGTTATGCTAAAAAAGAACCCTATGCAGCATATCTTCAAACTATATTAACGTTGCTTGATACTTATGAGCTTGTTTTTTGTAATTGGATTCCACGCGATAAAAATAAAAAAGCTGATCAATTAGCCAGAGCAGCTATCGTAAAAAGTATTGATTAA
- a CDS encoding 5'-3' exonuclease, which yields MEKKKVLLVDGMALLFRSFYATAVSNQFMYNEAGVPTNGVQGFVKHLLTAIEEHQSDHVGVCWDLGGGTFRNEMWSEYKAHRSAPPAELIPQFDYAKEIADALGFINISCQGYEADDCLGTLADHYRSQNAHTTIVTGDKDILQLVDEDTNVWILQKGYGNYKKYDPITFVEEWEIQPKQLIDLKAFMGDTADGYPGVKGIGEKTATALIKKYGNVQTVIDNVSELSKGQMTKIQNDLEMLDMSLRLAEINCSVPITVEIDTLFYKGFTADSLDICGYYGLKVVRREIEKLLG from the coding sequence GTGGAAAAAAAGAAAGTTTTATTGGTTGATGGAATGGCGTTATTGTTTCGTTCATTTTATGCAACAGCCGTTTCCAATCAATTTATGTATAATGAAGCAGGTGTCCCTACAAATGGCGTACAAGGGTTTGTAAAGCACTTGTTAACAGCGATAGAAGAACATCAATCGGACCACGTAGGTGTTTGCTGGGATTTAGGAGGAGGGACGTTTCGGAATGAAATGTGGAGCGAGTACAAAGCTCATCGTTCTGCGCCTCCTGCAGAATTAATTCCACAGTTTGATTACGCTAAAGAAATCGCAGATGCGCTTGGGTTCATTAATATTAGTTGTCAGGGGTATGAAGCTGATGATTGTTTGGGTACATTGGCAGATCATTATCGCTCTCAAAATGCGCACACAACGATTGTCACCGGTGATAAAGATATTTTACAGTTAGTGGATGAGGATACTAATGTTTGGATTTTACAAAAAGGTTATGGCAATTATAAAAAGTATGATCCGATTACATTTGTAGAAGAGTGGGAAATTCAACCAAAACAATTAATTGATTTAAAAGCATTTATGGGTGATACAGCGGATGGTTATCCTGGTGTTAAAGGTATTGGTGAAAAAACTGCCACTGCTCTGATCAAAAAATACGGTAATGTACAAACAGTTATTGATAACGTATCTGAGCTGTCAAAAGGTCAAATGACAAAAATACAAAATGATTTAGAGATGTTGGATATGTCTTTGAGACTTGCGGAAATAAATTGCAGTGTGCCTATAACAGTTGAAATAGATACACTGTTTTATAAAGGTTTTACAGCTGATAGCCTTGATATTTGTGGTTATTATGGCTTGAAAGTTGTACGCCGTGAAATTGAAAAATTATTAGGTTAA
- the mntR gene encoding transcriptional regulator MntR, translating into MTTPSMEDYIEQIYLLIEQKGYARVSDIADSLNVHPSSVTKMVQKLDKDEYLIYEKYRGLILTPHGKKMGKRLVERHELLEKFLLQIGVDEEQAYKDVEGIEHHLSWDTIDSIGNLVDYLENNPEAKTAIINKNKK; encoded by the coding sequence ATGACTACGCCAAGTATGGAAGATTATATAGAACAAATTTATCTATTGATAGAACAAAAAGGCTATGCACGGGTTTCAGATATTGCAGATAGTTTAAATGTACACCCGTCCTCTGTAACCAAAATGGTACAAAAGTTAGATAAGGACGAATACCTTATCTATGAAAAATACCGTGGCTTGATTCTCACGCCTCACGGTAAAAAAATGGGTAAACGCTTGGTTGAACGCCATGAGTTATTGGAAAAATTTTTATTGCAGATTGGTGTAGATGAAGAACAAGCTTATAAGGATGTTGAAGGAATTGAGCATCACTTGAGTTGGGATACCATTGATTCAATTGGGAACTTAGTGGATTATTTAGAAAATAACCCAGAAGCAAAAACAGCAATTATAAATAAAAATAAAAAATAA
- a CDS encoding branched-chain amino acid aminotransferase, whose translation MSAKDIDFNNLGFSYIKTDLRYISYWKDGKWDDGQLTEDNVLHISEGSPSLHYGQQSFEGLKAYRCKDGSINLFRPDKNAERMQASCDRLLMPEVPTDVFVEACKQVVKANEAYLPPYGTGGSLYLRPFIIGTGDNIGVNAAREYIFSIFCMPVGPYFKGGMTPHNFVVSSYDRAAPNGTGAAKVGGNYAASLLAGKEARERKFSDAIYLDPATHTLIEEVGAANFFGITEDDEFVTPLSPSILPSITKYSLLYLAEHRLGLKATEGLVPIDGLEQFKEAGACGTAAVITPIGGIQNGDDFHVFYSETEVGPITTKLYDELVGIQYGDVVAPDGWIFKV comes from the coding sequence ATGAGTGCAAAAGATATTGATTTTAACAATTTAGGTTTTAGTTATATAAAGACAGATTTACGTTATATTTCTTACTGGAAAGATGGTAAATGGGATGATGGGCAATTAACGGAAGATAATGTATTGCATATCTCTGAAGGCTCGCCATCGTTACATTATGGTCAACAAAGTTTTGAGGGCTTGAAAGCATATCGTTGTAAGGATGGTTCAATTAACTTGTTCCGACCTGATAAAAATGCGGAACGTATGCAAGCAAGTTGCGATCGTTTACTGATGCCTGAGGTTCCAACAGATGTGTTTGTAGAAGCGTGTAAACAGGTAGTGAAGGCGAATGAAGCATACCTTCCACCATACGGCACAGGCGGTTCGTTGTATTTACGTCCATTTATCATTGGTACTGGTGATAACATAGGTGTTAATGCCGCACGTGAGTATATCTTTTCAATTTTCTGTATGCCTGTTGGCCCTTACTTTAAAGGTGGCATGACGCCACATAATTTTGTGGTATCTAGCTATGACCGTGCAGCACCTAACGGTACCGGTGCGGCTAAAGTAGGCGGTAACTATGCAGCGAGCTTATTAGCGGGTAAAGAAGCACGCGAACGTAAATTCAGTGATGCGATTTATTTAGATCCAGCAACACATACTTTAATTGAAGAGGTTGGCGCAGCTAATTTCTTTGGTATTACAGAAGATGATGAATTTGTAACGCCTTTATCACCGTCAATTTTACCAAGTATCACTAAATATTCATTGTTATATTTAGCAGAGCACCGCTTAGGTTTAAAAGCGACTGAAGGTTTAGTACCGATTGATGGACTGGAGCAATTTAAAGAAGCCGGAGCTTGTGGGACTGCTGCAGTTATAACACCTATCGGTGGTATTCAAAATGGTGATGACTTCCATGTGTTTTATTCAGAAACAGAAGTAGGTCCAATCACTACAAAACTTTATGATGAATTAGTGGGTATTCAATATGGTGATGTTGTGGCACCGGACGGTTGGATTTTTAAAGTTTAA
- a CDS encoding NifU N-terminal domain-containing protein, with protein sequence MKLTKVERTPNPLAMKLSVDEYLEAGTVGVTYTRNQKGLPRDIMRLFTIPGLHQMYRYADFITVEKTVDSDWKDILPQIKKILNG encoded by the coding sequence GTGAAACTGACTAAAGTTGAACGGACACCTAATCCCTTAGCAATGAAATTATCTGTTGACGAGTATTTGGAAGCAGGCACTGTTGGTGTAACTTATACACGCAACCAAAAGGGATTGCCGCGTGATATCATGCGCCTATTTACGATACCGGGGTTGCATCAAATGTATCGTTACGCTGATTTTATTACAGTGGAAAAGACAGTAGATAGTGACTGGAAAGATATTCTACCGCAAATTAAAAAGATTTTAAACGGATAA
- a CDS encoding YrvL family regulatory protein — protein sequence MRKLAGNVVVAIIIALFLLVLLAIITGTFIGVLSFVGITYSSMGSLFLFFGVIILVDSAIYLPARLIRRHLPTQFLFAVYILENLIALFFADLWMSSVSLTIGALLGASVIFGLLEYALSDNER from the coding sequence ATGAGAAAATTAGCAGGAAATGTAGTTGTCGCAATAATTATCGCCTTGTTTCTTTTAGTATTACTAGCAATTATCACAGGGACTTTTATAGGTGTTTTGAGTTTTGTTGGAATTACTTATAGCAGTATGGGTTCGCTTTTTTTGTTTTTTGGTGTGATTATTTTAGTTGATAGTGCCATCTACTTGCCTGCTAGACTCATTCGACGTCATCTACCTACGCAGTTTTTATTTGCTGTATATATTCTGGAAAATCTCATCGCTTTGTTTTTTGCGGATTTATGGATGAGTAGTGTGTCGCTAACAATTGGAGCCCTCTTAGGTGCTAGTGTGATTTTTGGATTACTGGAGTACGCTTTGTCTGATAATGAGCGCTGA
- a CDS encoding glutaredoxin family protein: MSKEVLMLTQTVCPYCDRAKVVLNGALEGDYNDHIEFINREDDEERFAELRSKYEFLTVPTFIDVASSEVLSDSKPDTIIPFMEKHITL; this comes from the coding sequence ATGTCTAAAGAAGTTTTAATGTTAACTCAAACTGTTTGTCCTTACTGTGATCGTGCGAAAGTTGTTCTTAACGGTGCACTCGAAGGTGACTATAATGATCATATTGAATTTATCAACCGTGAAGACGACGAAGAGCGTTTTGCTGAATTACGTAGCAAATACGAATTCTTAACTGTTCCGACTTTTATCGATGTTGCATCTAGCGAAGTGCTTAGTGATTCTAAACCAGATACAATTATTCCTTTCATGGAAAAACACATCACTTTATAA